TGCTGCTCTCGATGGTGGCCTTCATTCCGTCGGACGACATGCTCGCGAGCGTGTCGGCGGGCGGACGGCGTGCCGGCGGCACCATCCGGCGGCAGCGGCTCCAGAGCGGCCTCGTCGTGGTCCAGGTGGCGGTGTCGGTGATGCTGCTGGCGGGGGCCGGTCTGTTGACGCGCACGACGCTGCGGATCGCCGAGGCCCCCACGGGACTCCAGACGGAGAATGTCCTCACGATGTCGGTGAACCTGCGCGTGTCCGGCGTGCTGGGCACCGACGCGGACGTGCTCGCGCGGCAGCAATACGACCGCATCCGGGACGAGCTGGCGGCACAGCCGGGTGTGCGTCTGGTCGGCGTCGGCTCGATCATGCCGCTGCGCACGATGGGGATGCTGGTCTCCCTCGCGGCGGAAGGGCGCGCGCCCGAGCCGGGGGCCCCCGTGCCGCGCGCCGATCTCCGGATGGCCGGACCGGAGTATTTCGCCGCGGCGGGCATTCCGATCCAGCGGGGCCGTCCGTTTCTCCCCACCGATCGGTCAGGAGCGCCGAAGGTCGTGATCATCAATCAGCTGCTCGCCCAACAACTGTTTCCGGGAGAGGATCCCGTCGGCCGCCGTCTCGAGCTGCTGGACGCCCAGAGCAGCGCGCTCAGCACCGACTGGCGAACCGTGGTCGGCGTCGCGGGGAACACGCAGGACGGCGGTCCCGAGGCTCAGCCGATGCCGGCCATCTTCATGCCGTTCGCGCAGGAGGCTCTGATTTCCGGCGGCTTCGTGGTGCGCGGCGACTCGACCATCGCCGCCATCGCCCCGCAGGTGACCCGCCTGGTTCGGCGTCTCGCGCCGACCACCCCGATCGAGAACGTGATGACGATCGCTCAATACAAGGATCTCAGCGTCGCGCCCAGGCGTCTCAATGCCGAGTTGGTCTCGGCGTTCGGATTGCTCGCCATGATCCTCTCGGCGGTCGGGATCGCCGGCGTCTTCGCGTTCAGCGTGAGCGCACGCATGACCGAGATCGGCGTCCGGATGAGCCTGGGCGCGAGGCCCGGCCAGGTGCAACAGATGGTGCTCGCAGAGGGCGGCGTGCTGGTCGGCCTGGGACTGCTGCTGGGCGTCGCCGGAGCCTACGGCGCCACCGGTCTCTTGCGGGGCCTGCTGTTCGACGTGTCCCCGCGCGATCCGCAGACGTTCGCCGCCACCGTGCTCGCCATGGCCGTGATCGGCCTGGCGGCATGCTGGGGACCGGCCGCACGCGCCGCCAGGATCGATCCGGCGATTACCCTCCGGGAGGGGTAGCCTCGGCTATCCGTTCACAGTCCCCTGCCACGCCGCGAGGATCTCGAGGAGACCCTCCGCCGGCTCGGCCCCGGCTTCCCAC
The window above is part of the bacterium genome. Proteins encoded here:
- a CDS encoding FtsX-like permease family protein yields the protein HIGATMQQNRQHRMTEVVARLAPGATLAQARVQVATEYARLRQQYPEAYPAEAGYQVAVIPFKQALGARAQLTLAVLLATAVFVLIIAAANVANLPLMRSVRREHELAVRASLGAGVGRLRRLLLVENLMISGLGASLGAVLALAGVPLLTAFASRYSPRANEIHLDATVLAFALALAALVAVLLSMVAFIPSDDMLASVSAGGRRAGGTIRRQRLQSGLVVVQVAVSVMLLAGAGLLTRTTLRIAEAPTGLQTENVLTMSVNLRVSGVLGTDADVLARQQYDRIRDELAAQPGVRLVGVGSIMPLRTMGMLVSLAAEGRAPEPGAPVPRADLRMAGPEYFAAAGIPIQRGRPFLPTDRSGAPKVVIINQLLAQQLFPGEDPVGRRLELLDAQSSALSTDWRTVVGVAGNTQDGGPEAQPMPAIFMPFAQEALISGGFVVRGDSTIAAIAPQVTRLVRRLAPTTPIENVMTIAQYKDLSVAPRRLNAELVSAFGLLAMILSAVGIAGVFAFSVSARMTEIGVRMSLGARPGQVQQMVLAEGGVLVGLGLLLGVAGAYGATGLLRGLLFDVSPRDPQTFAATVLAMAVIGLAACWGPAARAARIDPAITLREG